The Vicia villosa cultivar HV-30 ecotype Madison, WI unplaced genomic scaffold, Vvil1.0 ctg.004827F_1_1, whole genome shotgun sequence genome has a window encoding:
- the LOC131642331 gene encoding uncharacterized protein LOC131642331, whose amino-acid sequence MRLIYFYCSHKCETSSGSLRFRMSQQSNDESPISDSATPEESSNPNRVLKVVPLRRISSDEVKATKPKMTHAKRPKEGIHNKGTKSSASATMKELTKEGSKYVDSAITRIVNRILKENHQVPRISIPLQTIMVDPLNSTSKVEAVHTVDIDLEINKDEQGVTKNTNVTEDVNDIDNNEHPKANTEIDTNVVDLDEYSDDELLTSLNPSVANRLMTRRKGKVVVQGSPKGSTQVNNPAKDTVRKKSTSAGPVKSKAQCHSKEKKRKEREIVEPESDVEANVPDIPSRKKPTTSKLATSIPEVPIDNVSFHYASSVSRWKYVLQKRLAVERELAPNSLENKEVLELIQEAGLLKIVSNLPKCYEKLVKEFVVNLSEDCGNSRSADYRKVLVRGKCVSFSPSVINKFLGRIDEAQIELEVTNNQVCQVITAKQVKSWPMKEKLTASKLSIKYAMLHRIGAANWVPKNHKSTISTMLGRFLYVVGTKAKFDYGAYIFNQTMKHAGSFSIKGPIAFPSLLSGIILDQYSNILNEHDVVCKRESPLAFHYKLFQGKHVPDIVMTSAETSKSGASVSKAEVIAILKETCKELESRKMSLEQMIRTLEMDENEEFADTREMEDKDDQELEEESASPADDSEKECSSDTSAGSDSEQ is encoded by the exons ATGAGATTGATCTACTTCTATTGCTCTCACAAGTGTGAAACAAGTTCTGGTTCTCTAAGGTTCAGAATGTCTCAGCAATCGAATGATGAATCTCCCATTTCAGACTCAGCAACAccggaagagtcctctaaccctaATAGGGTCCTTAAGGTTGTCCCTTTAAGGAGGATTAGCAGTGACGAAGTAAAGGCCACAAAGCCTAAAATGACTCATGCAAAACGACCCAAGGAGGGTATTCACAACAAGGGTACCAAATCCTCAGCATCTGCTACCATGAaggaacttactaaagaaggatCCAAGTATGTCGATAGCGCAATTACCAGGATTGTTAATCGTATTCTGAAGGAGAATCATCAAGTTCCTAGAATATCTATTCCTCTTCAAACCATAATGGTTGATCCCCTCAATAGCACCAGTAAGGTTGAGGCTGTTCACACCGTTGATATTGACCTAGAAATCAACAAGGATGAACAAGGGGTTACTAAGAATACCAATGTCACCGAGGATGTCAATGACATTGACAATAATGAGCATCCTAAGGCCAATACTGAAATTGATACTAATGTGGTAGACTTAGATGAGTACTCTGACGACGAATTACTTACCTCCTTGAATCCGAGTGTAGCCAACAGGCTAATGACAAGAAGAAAAGGCAAAGTTGTTGTTCAAGGATCACCAAAGGGGAGCACTCAAGTGAACAACCCTGCCAAAGACACTGTCAGGAAGAAGAGTACTTCTGCAGGTCCTGTCAAGAGCAAAGCT CAGTGTcattccaaagaaaagaaaagaaaagagcggGAAATTGTTGAACCTGAATCTGATGTTGAAGCTAATGTGCCTGACATTCCATCAAGGAAGAAGCCTACAACCAGTAAGCTTGCTACTAGCATCCCTGAAGTTCCCATTGATAATGTGTCTTTCCACTATGCCTCTAGTGTCAGCAGATGGAAATATGTTCTCCAAAAGAGATTGGCTGTTGAAAGGGAATTGGCTCCAAATTCTCTTGAAAACAAGGAGGTCTTAGAGCTGATTCAAGAAGCTGGACTGCTAAAAATTGTGAGCAATCTTCCCAAATGTTATGAGAAGCTGGTCAAAGAATTTGTGGTAAACCTATCTGAAGATTGTGGCAATAGCAGAAGTGCAGACTATAGAAAGGTGCTTGTAAGAGGTAAGTGTGTATCGTTCTCTCCTTCTGTGATTAATAAATTCTTGGGAAGAATAGATGAAGCTCAAATCGAGCTGGAGGTAACGAACAACCAAGTCTGTCAAGTGATCACAGCCAAGCAGGTAAAAAGCTGGCCCATGAAAGAGAAGCTAACTGCAAGTAAGCTAAGCATCAAGTATGCAATGCTTCACAGAATAGGAGCAGCTAATTGGGTTCCAAAAAATCACAAGTCCACTATCTCCACTATGCTTGGTAGATTTCTGTATGTTGTAGGAACAAAGGCAAAGTTTGATTATGGAGCATATATTTTTAACCAAACCATGAAGCATGCTGGAAGCTTCAGTATTAAGGGTCCAATCGCCTTTCCATCCCTCTTGAGTGGTATAATTCTGGATCAATATTCAAACATTCTCAATGAACATGATGTAGTGTGCAAAAGAGAAAGTCCCTTGGCTTTCCATTATAAACTGTTTCAGGGAAAGCATGTTCCAGACATTGTCATGACATCAGCTGAAACTTCCAAATCTGGAGCATCAGTTAGTAAAGCTGAAGTCATAGCAATACTAAAAGAGACTTGCAAAGAACTGGAATCTAGAAAAATGTCTCTTGAACAAATGATACGTACTTTGGAAATGGATGAGAATGAGGAGTTTGCAGATACTAGAGAGATGGAAGATAAAGATGATCAAGAATTGGAAGAAGAAAGTGCTAGTCCTGCTGATGACTCTGAGAAAGAATGTTCTTCAGACACCTCAGCTGGATCTGACTCTGAGCAGTAA